A section of the Solea solea chromosome 17, fSolSol10.1, whole genome shotgun sequence genome encodes:
- the LOC131443369 gene encoding probable serine/threonine-protein kinase kinX isoform X6 yields MLDEKFRVPVHPKARSTTITTMVIDSKNGDAGASSLQSSKKTFTDNLSSTFSSPLAWILVLALVITWSCVFVIMFDLMDYKTISGRPPPLVRKVLKDSGRRGGLSKIGSDPMTAVSVVVEESTNVISSMLKFTANLFAPADDEGNLYAVRKKGEFLPSRSKVIGMQTKTKPPVVEAEEEEEEGDEEEAAEEEEEYAEEEEELEEEEEYEEEEEEEYDEYEDEEYEDEYEDEYEDEYEEEYEEEEEYEEEAGVQEQEEEEGEEEEAYEDEEEAEEEEEGEEDEGEEEEVTPEPSSTSEDEDSESDAPVDEDLTLPDEDDEKDDVFTDSSDVSDSALLSSDEEEEEGGDDEEDDEDDRLAEGVTDSEDEDEDENEDEELELELELELPPVAAVSEDEDDDDEDHKPAEDDDDQEDDLEEEVKLPDDDDDDDDDDDLERSDEEISVASSEHFADDEDDDDDEGEDSDLDKDVHVDFDEDEDDDEDKTKDEDDKEEEQDHVALFESTDSGVLGDDDDDEDDDDYDDTLKTDEESIDSDDTTFDTTEDDEDEDVVSSSPEFVLVQKDKVELQDTGKDEDDDEVTSESLAAEDDEDDEDDDEDDEDEDVLLAATTAPAFPVQEGAVKTEVDEEEEEEEEEKISEADDDEEKSKEEDTVIRPAAAAAAAAAAAEDEDEDEDEDEDEKLMTTTRKSVDEAEDKKEEFDEDDDEDKKATVDVIKPLPEPEEEEAVKSEPTVCPCLHSSKIKESVPKTVEKKEAPKKVSDLRRKKGREVVKIDEKPKRKALPRIASLEPKVRRIRKFPVFLKARREDKTKQKTKTRTKTKTPKPEKVIKKEEEVTESGQEVGPCRPAPVYCPSPPGWYVHHIVTDNPYPPPTVAAPSAPVLTVHPGAPPLQPLHFQPYPLHLMPPMMQMQPGPEPAQPLMQMHLEPEPAQPVMQTQPEPEPALPVVQTQPEPVQPMVTEAPEPEPESPALPQVQTPVAEPETAAPSIHESVAAEVKAQAVAASIKKAAEKKTKAAESEKEAAAAKEKAKKDVSVSKDKSKAKKWPSAKEEKIKLPVVVKKEKEKTKTAALKKDKVVKEKTAVTSKKDKVVKDKTAVLKKESAAARQNRKSTVSSVRSKTKTSAVKKDSEPRPQPLRLRPRLHDDASSRGNVTTPVKHLKPARSSPEPVEPAKSRSETVAEKNRKSEKTSGAEKKSVKEAQEESQSDDNATEKKKNRPEILPVRLRPGQKCAVPAATFHPGDVPRHDVPRHDVPRAQVHVGAAEGDEDVGPIKNQTTSNKYKYT; encoded by the exons atgctGGATGAGAAGTTTcgtgttccagttcatcccaaag CGCGGTCGACGACCATCACAACCATGGTCATTGACAGCAAGAACGGAGACGCCGGGGCGTCGTCTTTGCAGTCGTCCAagaaaaccttcacagacaacCTGTCCTCCACGTTCAGTTCCCCTCTGGCCTGGATCTTAGTCCTCGCTCTCGTCATTACGTGGTcgtgtgtttttgtcatcatGTTCGATCTCATGGACTACAAAACTATTTCAG GTCGTCCGCCTCCGCTCGTCAGGAAGGTTTTAAAGGATTCAGGGCGTAGAG GAGGCCTCAGCAAGATTGGCTCGGACCCCATGACAGCAGTGAGCGTTGTCGTGGAGGAGTCGACCAATGTGATCAGCTCCATGTTGAAATTTACTGCCAACTTGTTTGCTCCCGCAGACGATGAAG gaAATCTGTACgcagtgagaaaaaaag GAGAATTTCTCCCGTCTCGAAGTAAAG TTATAGGGATGCAAACAAAGACCAAACCACCAGTGGTtgaagctgaggaggaggaagaggagggagacgaAGAGGAGGccgctgaggaggaggaggagtatgcagaagaggaggaagaactagaggaggaagaggagtatgaggaggaggaagaggaggagtatGATGAGTATGAGGATGAGGAGTACGAGGACGAGTATGAGGACGAGTATGAAGACGAGTATGAGGAGGagtatgaggaggaggaggaatatgAGGAGGAGGCTGGTGTTCaagagcaggaggaagaagagggagaggaggaggaggcatatgaagatgaagaagaggctgaggaggaggaggaaggagaagaggatgagggtgaagaagaagaagttactCCTGAACCCAGTTCCACCTCCGAGGACGAAGACTCCGAGTCGGACGCACCCGTCGATGAAGACCTAACTCTCCCCGACGAAGACGATGAAAAAGACGACGTCTTCACCGACTCCTCAGACGTCAGCGACTCTGCACTCCTCTccagtgatgaggaggaggaagaggggggcgatgatgaggaggatgatgaagatgacagaCTGGCTGAAGGCGTCACTGacagtgaagatgaagatgaagatgaaaatgaagatgaagagctggagctggagctggagctggagcttcCTCCTGTAGCTGCGGTCAGTGAAgatgaggacgatgatgatgaagatcatAAACCTGCAGAAGATGATGACGACCAGGAAGATGACCTTGAGGAAGAGGTCAAActtcctgatgatgatgatgatgatgatgatgacgatgatctGGAACGATCAGATGAAGAAATCTCTGTTGCCTCGTCTGAGCACTTTGCAGACGATgaagatgacgatgacgatgaagGAGAAGACAGCGACCTTGACAAAGACGTCCACGTTGActttgatgaagatgaagatgatgatgaggataaAACTAAGGATGAAGATGATAAAGAGGAGGAGCAAGATCACGTCGCTCTCTTTGAGAGTACAGACAGTGGAGTCCTgggtgacgatgatgatgatgaggatgatgacgaTTATGACGATACTCTGAAAACAGATGAAGAATCCATCGACAGTGACGACACAACCTTTGACACAactgaggatgatgaagatgaagacgtTGTCTCCAGCTCACCTGAGTTCGTCTTAGTTCAAAAAGACAAAGTCGAGTTACAAGACACAGGaaaagatgaagatgacgaTGAAGTCACATCAGAGTCCTTAGCTgctgaggatgatgaagatgatgaagatgatgacgaagatgatgaagatgaagatgtctTGCTGGCAG ccaCCACTGCACCAGCATTTCCTGTCCAGGAGGGGGCAGTGAAGACTGaggtggatgaggaggaggaggaggaagaggaggagaagatcagtgaggctgatgatgatgaagaaaagAGCAAAGAGGAAGACACTG TGATCagaccagctgctgctgctgctgctgctgctgctgctgctgaggatgaGGACGAAGACGAAGACGAAGACGAAGATGAAAAGCTGATGACTACGACACGGAAATCTGTGGACGAAGCAGAAGATAAGAAAGAGGAGTTTGACGAAGATGACGATGAGGACAAGAAGGCGACAGTGGACGTGATTAAGCCTCTGCCTgaacctgaggaggaggaggctgtgaAGAGTGAACCTACAG TTTGTCCCTGTTTGCattcgtccaaaatcaaagaGTCTGTGCCCAAAACTGTGGAGAAAAAAG aagctCCCAAGAAGGTTTCAgacctgaggaggaaaaaag gccGAGAAGTCGTGAAGATTGATGAGAAACCAAAAAGGAAAG cTCTTCCCAGAATCGCCAGTCTGGAACCTAAAGTCAGGAGGATCAGAAAATTCCCCGTTTTTCTCAAAG CCAGGAGAGAGGACAAGACCAAGCAGAAGACCAAGACCAGGACCAAGACCAAGACTCCCAAACCAG AGAAAGTgatcaaaaaagaagaagaagtcacaGAATCTGGACAAGAAG TGGGTCCATGCAGACCTGCACCGGTTTACTGTCCGTCACCACCTGGGTGGTATG TTCATCACATCGTCACAGATAACCCGTACCCTCCTCCCACCGTTGCAG CTCCGTCTGCTCCTGTTCTGACCGTCCACCCCGGAGCTCCGCCCCTGCAGCCGCTCCACTTTCAACCGTATCCACTGCACTTGATGCCGCCCATGATGCAGATGCAACCAGGACCAGAACCAGCTCAGCCGTTGATGCAGATGCATCTGGAACCAGAACCAGCTCAGCCTGTGATGCAGActcaaccagaaccagaaccagctCTGCCAGTGGTGCAGACACAACCAGAACCAGTCCAGCCCATGGTGACAGAagcaccagaaccagaaccagaatcTCCTGCTCTGCCACAGGTCCAGACTCCAGTGGCTGAACCTGAAACTGCAGCTCCATCGATTCACG AATCAGTAGCTGCAGAAGTAAAAGCACAGGCTGTGGCCGCCTCGATCAAGAAAG CAgctgagaagaaaacaaaagctgcTGAATCAGAGAAAG aggcagcagcagccaaagAGAAGGCAAAGAAAG ACGTTTCTGTTTCTAAAgacaaaagcaaagcaaagaaat GGCCAAGtgcaaaagaagagaaaatcaaACTTCCTGTTGTGGTTAAAAAAG aaaaagaaaaaactaaaactgcaGCGTTAAAGAAAG ataaaGTTGTGAAAGagaaaactgctgtgacgtcaAAGAAAG ataaaGTTGTAAAAGACAAAACTGCTGTGTTAAAGAAAG agtcGGCCGCCGCTCGACAGAACAGAAAGTCGACAG TTTCGTCCGTCCGGAGCAAAACAAAGACGTCTGCTGTCAAGAAAG ACTCAGAGCCACGTCCACAGCCGCTCAGACTCAGACCGAGACTCCACGACGACGCCTCGAGCAGAGGGAACGTTACGACTCCGGTCAAACACCTGAAACCTGCAAGGTCTTCACCTGAACCAGTTGAACCAG cCAAGTCGAGATCAGAAACCGTAGCAGAGAAGAATC gcAAAAGTGAGAAGACGAGCGGCGCTGAAAAGAAATCTGTCAAAGAGGCTCAag aAGAGTCTCAAAGTGACGACAAtgccacagaaaagaaaaaaa ACAGGCCAGAGATTCTTCCAGTGCGTCTACGTCCCGGGCAAAAATGCGCAGTACCCGCTGCGACCTTTCACCCCGGCGATGTCCCCCGCCATGATGTCCCCCGCCATGATGTCCCCCGCGCTCAGGTCCATGTTGGAGCAGCAGAGGGCGACGAGGACGTCGGGCCAATAAAAAACCAAACCACctcaaataaatacaagtacacctGA
- the LOC131443369 gene encoding probable serine/threonine-protein kinase kinX isoform X4, producing MLDEKFRVPVHPKARSTTITTMVIDSKNGDAGASSLQSSKKTFTDNLSSTFSSPLAWILVLALVITWSCVFVIMFDLMDYKTISGRPPPLVRKVLKDSGRRGGLSKIGSDPMTAVSVVVEESTNVISSMLKFTANLFAPADDEGNLYAVRKKGEFLPSRSKVIGMQTKTKPPVVEAEEEEEEGDEEEAAEEEEEYAEEEEELEEEEEYEEEEEEEYDEYEDEEYEDEYEDEYEDEYEEEYEEEEEYEEEAGVQEQEEEEGEEEEAYEDEEEAEEEEEGEEDEGEEEEVTPEPSSTSEDEDSESDAPVDEDLTLPDEDDEKDDVFTDSSDVSDSALLSSDEEEEEGGDDEEDDEDDRLAEGVTDSEDEDEDENEDEELELELELELPPVAAVSEDEDDDDEDHKPAEDDDDQEDDLEEEVKLPDDDDDDDDDDDLERSDEEISVASSEHFADDEDDDDDEGEDSDLDKDVHVDFDEDEDDDEDKTKDEDDKEEEQDHVALFESTDSGVLGDDDDDEDDDDYDDTLKTDEESIDSDDTTFDTTEDDEDEDVVSSSPEFVLVQKDKVELQDTGKDEDDDEVTSESLAAEDDEDDEDDDEDDEDEDVLLAATTAPAFPVQEGAVKTEVDEEEEEEEEEKISEADDDEEKSKEEDTVIRPAAAAAAAAAAAEDEDEDEDEDEDEKLMTTTRKSVDEAEDKKEEFDEDDDEDKKATVDVIKPLPEPEEEEAVKSEPTVCPCLHSSKIKESVPKTVEKKEAPKKVSDLRRKKGREVVKIDEKPKRKALPRIASLEPKVRRIRKFPVFLKARREDKTKQKTKTRTKTKTPKPEKVIKKEEEVTESGQEVGPCRPAPVYCPSPPGWYVHHIVTDNPYPPPTVAAPSAPVLTVHPGAPPLQPLHFQPYPLHLMPPMMQMQPGPEPAQPLMQMHLEPEPAQPVMQTQPEPEPALPVVQTQPEPVQPMVTEAPEPEPESPALPQVQTPVAEPETAAPSIHESVAAEVKAQAVAASIKKAAEKKTKAAESEKEAAAAKEKAKKGPSAKEEKIKLPVVVKKEKEKTKTAALKKDKVVKEKTAVTSKKDKVVKDKTAVLKKDKVVKEKTKPAVASKKESAAARQNRKSTVSSVRSKTKTSAVKKDSEPRPQPLRLRPRLHDDASSRGNVTTPVKHLKPARSSPEPVEPAKSRSETVAEKNRKSEKTSGAEKKSVKEAQEESQSDDNATEKKKNRPEILPVRLRPGQKCAVPAATFHPGDVPRHDVPRHDVPRAQVHVGAAEGDEDVGPIKNQTTSNKYKYT from the exons atgctGGATGAGAAGTTTcgtgttccagttcatcccaaag CGCGGTCGACGACCATCACAACCATGGTCATTGACAGCAAGAACGGAGACGCCGGGGCGTCGTCTTTGCAGTCGTCCAagaaaaccttcacagacaacCTGTCCTCCACGTTCAGTTCCCCTCTGGCCTGGATCTTAGTCCTCGCTCTCGTCATTACGTGGTcgtgtgtttttgtcatcatGTTCGATCTCATGGACTACAAAACTATTTCAG GTCGTCCGCCTCCGCTCGTCAGGAAGGTTTTAAAGGATTCAGGGCGTAGAG GAGGCCTCAGCAAGATTGGCTCGGACCCCATGACAGCAGTGAGCGTTGTCGTGGAGGAGTCGACCAATGTGATCAGCTCCATGTTGAAATTTACTGCCAACTTGTTTGCTCCCGCAGACGATGAAG gaAATCTGTACgcagtgagaaaaaaag GAGAATTTCTCCCGTCTCGAAGTAAAG TTATAGGGATGCAAACAAAGACCAAACCACCAGTGGTtgaagctgaggaggaggaagaggagggagacgaAGAGGAGGccgctgaggaggaggaggagtatgcagaagaggaggaagaactagaggaggaagaggagtatgaggaggaggaagaggaggagtatGATGAGTATGAGGATGAGGAGTACGAGGACGAGTATGAGGACGAGTATGAAGACGAGTATGAGGAGGagtatgaggaggaggaggaatatgAGGAGGAGGCTGGTGTTCaagagcaggaggaagaagagggagaggaggaggaggcatatgaagatgaagaagaggctgaggaggaggaggaaggagaagaggatgagggtgaagaagaagaagttactCCTGAACCCAGTTCCACCTCCGAGGACGAAGACTCCGAGTCGGACGCACCCGTCGATGAAGACCTAACTCTCCCCGACGAAGACGATGAAAAAGACGACGTCTTCACCGACTCCTCAGACGTCAGCGACTCTGCACTCCTCTccagtgatgaggaggaggaagaggggggcgatgatgaggaggatgatgaagatgacagaCTGGCTGAAGGCGTCACTGacagtgaagatgaagatgaagatgaaaatgaagatgaagagctggagctggagctggagctggagcttcCTCCTGTAGCTGCGGTCAGTGAAgatgaggacgatgatgatgaagatcatAAACCTGCAGAAGATGATGACGACCAGGAAGATGACCTTGAGGAAGAGGTCAAActtcctgatgatgatgatgatgatgatgatgacgatgatctGGAACGATCAGATGAAGAAATCTCTGTTGCCTCGTCTGAGCACTTTGCAGACGATgaagatgacgatgacgatgaagGAGAAGACAGCGACCTTGACAAAGACGTCCACGTTGActttgatgaagatgaagatgatgatgaggataaAACTAAGGATGAAGATGATAAAGAGGAGGAGCAAGATCACGTCGCTCTCTTTGAGAGTACAGACAGTGGAGTCCTgggtgacgatgatgatgatgaggatgatgacgaTTATGACGATACTCTGAAAACAGATGAAGAATCCATCGACAGTGACGACACAACCTTTGACACAactgaggatgatgaagatgaagacgtTGTCTCCAGCTCACCTGAGTTCGTCTTAGTTCAAAAAGACAAAGTCGAGTTACAAGACACAGGaaaagatgaagatgacgaTGAAGTCACATCAGAGTCCTTAGCTgctgaggatgatgaagatgatgaagatgatgacgaagatgatgaagatgaagatgtctTGCTGGCAG ccaCCACTGCACCAGCATTTCCTGTCCAGGAGGGGGCAGTGAAGACTGaggtggatgaggaggaggaggaggaagaggaggagaagatcagtgaggctgatgatgatgaagaaaagAGCAAAGAGGAAGACACTG TGATCagaccagctgctgctgctgctgctgctgctgctgctgctgaggatgaGGACGAAGACGAAGACGAAGACGAAGATGAAAAGCTGATGACTACGACACGGAAATCTGTGGACGAAGCAGAAGATAAGAAAGAGGAGTTTGACGAAGATGACGATGAGGACAAGAAGGCGACAGTGGACGTGATTAAGCCTCTGCCTgaacctgaggaggaggaggctgtgaAGAGTGAACCTACAG TTTGTCCCTGTTTGCattcgtccaaaatcaaagaGTCTGTGCCCAAAACTGTGGAGAAAAAAG aagctCCCAAGAAGGTTTCAgacctgaggaggaaaaaag gccGAGAAGTCGTGAAGATTGATGAGAAACCAAAAAGGAAAG cTCTTCCCAGAATCGCCAGTCTGGAACCTAAAGTCAGGAGGATCAGAAAATTCCCCGTTTTTCTCAAAG CCAGGAGAGAGGACAAGACCAAGCAGAAGACCAAGACCAGGACCAAGACCAAGACTCCCAAACCAG AGAAAGTgatcaaaaaagaagaagaagtcacaGAATCTGGACAAGAAG TGGGTCCATGCAGACCTGCACCGGTTTACTGTCCGTCACCACCTGGGTGGTATG TTCATCACATCGTCACAGATAACCCGTACCCTCCTCCCACCGTTGCAG CTCCGTCTGCTCCTGTTCTGACCGTCCACCCCGGAGCTCCGCCCCTGCAGCCGCTCCACTTTCAACCGTATCCACTGCACTTGATGCCGCCCATGATGCAGATGCAACCAGGACCAGAACCAGCTCAGCCGTTGATGCAGATGCATCTGGAACCAGAACCAGCTCAGCCTGTGATGCAGActcaaccagaaccagaaccagctCTGCCAGTGGTGCAGACACAACCAGAACCAGTCCAGCCCATGGTGACAGAagcaccagaaccagaaccagaatcTCCTGCTCTGCCACAGGTCCAGACTCCAGTGGCTGAACCTGAAACTGCAGCTCCATCGATTCACG AATCAGTAGCTGCAGAAGTAAAAGCACAGGCTGTGGCCGCCTCGATCAAGAAAG CAgctgagaagaaaacaaaagctgcTGAATCAGAGAAAG aggcagcagcagccaaagAGAAGGCAAAGAAAG GGCCAAGtgcaaaagaagagaaaatcaaACTTCCTGTTGTGGTTAAAAAAG aaaaagaaaaaactaaaactgcaGCGTTAAAGAAAG ataaaGTTGTGAAAGagaaaactgctgtgacgtcaAAGAAAG ataaaGTTGTAAAAGACAAAACTGCTGTGTTAAAGAAAG ATAAAGTTGTAAAAGAGAAAACTAAACCTGCTGTGGCTTCAAAGAAAG agtcGGCCGCCGCTCGACAGAACAGAAAGTCGACAG TTTCGTCCGTCCGGAGCAAAACAAAGACGTCTGCTGTCAAGAAAG ACTCAGAGCCACGTCCACAGCCGCTCAGACTCAGACCGAGACTCCACGACGACGCCTCGAGCAGAGGGAACGTTACGACTCCGGTCAAACACCTGAAACCTGCAAGGTCTTCACCTGAACCAGTTGAACCAG cCAAGTCGAGATCAGAAACCGTAGCAGAGAAGAATC gcAAAAGTGAGAAGACGAGCGGCGCTGAAAAGAAATCTGTCAAAGAGGCTCAag aAGAGTCTCAAAGTGACGACAAtgccacagaaaagaaaaaaa ACAGGCCAGAGATTCTTCCAGTGCGTCTACGTCCCGGGCAAAAATGCGCAGTACCCGCTGCGACCTTTCACCCCGGCGATGTCCCCCGCCATGATGTCCCCCGCCATGATGTCCCCCGCGCTCAGGTCCATGTTGGAGCAGCAGAGGGCGACGAGGACGTCGGGCCAATAAAAAACCAAACCACctcaaataaatacaagtacacctGA